In Pyricularia oryzae 70-15 chromosome 2, whole genome shotgun sequence, one genomic interval encodes:
- a CDS encoding saccharopine dehydrogenase — MSSILHLRSETKPLEHRSALTPTTTKALIEAGYTVNVERSPVRIFDDAEFEAVGATLVPEGSWEQIPKDHIVIGLKELEEKDFPLKHTHIQFAHCYKNQGGWDKVLRRYHDGEGMLLDIEFLEKDGRRVAAFGYWAGFAGAALALQNWAWQLTNSGEPLPSVESRPNEAALVGDIKEALAGGKEKAGRLPRVIVIGALGRCGRGAVDMCKKAGIPDENILKWDMEETAPGGPFKEIVESDIFVNCIYLNKQIPPFVTMESLNTPERKLSVINDCSADTTNPFNPVPVYTVATTFDKPTVPVDGLSHGPPLSVISIDHLPSLLPREASESFSNDLLPYLLKLKDWKSDPVWAGAEKLFHEKVKTLP, encoded by the exons atgtcgtccattCTGCACTTGCGGTCAGAGACCAAGCCATTGGAGCACCGGTCCGCCCTAACTCCCACT ACCACCAAGGCCTTGATTGAGGCCGGTTACACCGTCAATGTCGAGCGCAGTCCCGTCCGCATCTTCGACGACGCCGAGTTCGAGGCTGTTGGCGCAACCCTCGTCCCCGAGGGCAGCTGGGAGCAGATTCCCAAGGACCACATCGTCATTGGACTGAAGGAGTTGGAGGAGAAGGACT TCCCTTTGAAGCACACACACATCCAGTTCGCCCACTGCTACAAGAACCAAGGAGGCTGGGACAAGGTCCTCCGGAGGTATCACGATGGCGAGGGAATGCTCCTCGACATTGAGTTCCTCGAGAAGGACGGCCGTCGTGTTGCTGCTTTCGGCTACTGGGCCGGCTTTGCCGGTGCCGCGCTGGCCCTTCAGAACTGGGCCTGGCAGCTGACCAACAGCGGCGAGCCCCTGCCGAGCGTCGAGAGCCGCCCTAACGAGGCTGCCTTGGTCGGCGACATCAAGGAGGCTCTTGCTGGGGGCAAGGAAAAGGCCGGCAGGCTGCCccgcgtcatcgtcatcggtgCCCTGGGCCGCTGCGGTcgtggtgccgtcgacatGTGCAAGAAGGCCGGCATACCGGATGAGAACATCCTCAAGTGGGATATGGAGGAGACGGCCCCCGGTGGACCGTTCAAGGAGATTGTCGAGAGTGACATCTTTGTCAACTGCATCTACCTGAACAAGCAGATCCCGCCGTTTGTGACCATGGAGTCGCTCAACACGCCAGAGCGCAAGCTCTCCGTCATCAACGACTGCTCGGCTGACACGACCAACCCCTTTAACCCTG TTCCCGTGTACACTGTGGCCACGACTTTCGACAAGCCCACTGTGCCGGTCGATGGCTTGAGCCATGGCCCGCCCCTGAGCGTTATCAGCATCGACCACCTGCCGAGTCTGCTCCCGCGGGAGGCTTCGGAGTCGTTCAGCAACGACTTGTTGCCATATCTCCTGAAGCTGAAGGACTGGAAGAGTGACCCGGTGTGGGCTGGCGCCGAGAAGCTGTTCCACGAGAAGGTCAAGACCCTGCCGTAG
- a CDS encoding PHO85 cyclin-1 translates to MSTSYLSAMPSSTYPHTYSNMDSTTLPQLSREELNAAALETFVYNAVTEPMIEYLAMKTSEVIACDSPKKNEPTDSDEGPMPTLKEFITRLVVCSNVQVPTLMSSLVYLTRLKARLQPHATGRRSTPHRIFLATLILAAKYLNDSSPKNKHWARYTYVPVISNDGSGVVADFSFRTAEVNEMERQLLCLLGWDLRIEEQDLYREFDVFLEPIRRDVADRFARRQRRKYEERVRLEYLQKEEAAARARARDASPSHSTSSRGSSPASSASSRTGGRSASSSISSGSSRSASPYAPSLTYSAGQSPASSLSSRATTPERDDQSYVYCGSEENQSVPSEQKRPHILGRLAAAFQSR, encoded by the coding sequence ATGTCCACATCATACCTGTCCGCAATGCCCAGCTCGACCTACCCCCACACATACAGCAACATGGACTCGACGACATTACCGCAGCTGAGCCGGGAGGAGCTCAACGCCGCCGCTCTCGAGACGTTTGTTTACAATGCTGTTACCGAACCCATGATCGAGTACCTGGCCATGAAGACGAGCGAGGTCATTGCATGCGATAGCCCCAAGAAGAACGAGCCCACGGATTCTGACGAGGGTCCTATGCCAACCCTCAAGGAGTTCATCACTCGCTTGGTAGTCTGTTCCAACGTCCAGGTCCCCACTCTGATGTCTTCCCTGGTCTACCTCACCCGACTCAAGGCTCGCCTGCAGCCTCACGCCACTGGCCGCCGTAGCACTCCGCATCGCATCTTCCTGGCCACTTTGATTCTGGCCGCTAAGTACCTGAACGACAGCTCTCCCAAGAACAAGCACTGGGCCAGGTACACATATGTACCCGTCATCTCCAATGACGGTAGCGGCGTCGTTGCCGACTTCTCTTTCCGCACTGCAGAGGTCAACGAGATGGAGAGGCAGCTGCTTTGCCTGCTCGGCTGGGATCTGAGGATTGAGGAGCAGGATCTTTACCGCGAGTTTGATGTTTTCCTCGAGCCCATCCGCCGGGACGTGGCCGACCGCTTCGcccgccgccagcgccgcaAGTACGAGGAGCGTGTCCGTCTCGAATATCTCcagaaggaggaggccgcTGCCCGTGCacgtgcccgcgatgcctcgCCCTCGCATTCTACGAGCTCCCGTGGCAGCTCGCCTGCATCTTCTGCCTCGTCCCGCACCGGGGGTCGCTCAGCCAGCAGCTCGATTTCATCTGGCAGCTCGCGCAGCGCATCCCCATATGCGCCCAGCCTCACCTACTCGGCTGGCCAGAGCCCCGCTAGCTCTTTGTCGAGCCGTGCGACTACCCCCGAGAGGGACGACCAATCCTACGTCTACTGCGGGTCTGAGGAGAACCAGTCTGTCCCCTCTGAGCAGAAGAGGCCGCACATCCTTGGCCGCCTCGCCGCCGCTTTCCAGTCTCGCTGA
- a CDS encoding CMGC/CDK/CDC2 protein kinase, with product MENYQKLEKIGEGTYGVVYKARDLLNGGRIVAMKKIRLEAEDEGVPSTAIREISLLKEMRDPNIVRLFNIVHTDGTKLYLVFEFLDLDLKKYMEALPVADGGRGKALPEGTGPQLSRLGLGDTMIKKFMSQLCDGVRYCHSHRILHRDLKPQNLLIDREGNLKLADFGLARAFGVPLRTYTHEVVTLWYRAPEILIGGRQYSTGVDMWSVGCIFAEMCTRKPLFPGDSEIDEIFKIFRLLGTPTEETWPSVTDEHIYPDFKPSFPKWQRDPNMKLCPGLNDAGLDLLEMMLVYDPAGRISAKQACNHPYFEDNTPAPPRR from the exons ATGGAAAACTACCAGAAGCTCGAGAAGATCGGTGAAG GTACATATGGAGTCGTCTACAAGGCTCGAGACCTTCTCAACGGAGGTCGGATCGTCGCAATGAAGAAGATCCGGCTGGAAGCGGAGGACGAGGGTGTCCCGTCAACAGCGATTCGAGAGATCAGTCTCCTGAAAGAGATGCGGGATCCAAACATCGTCCGACTGTTCAACATCGTGCACACTGATGGTACCAAGCTCTACCTCGTCTTTGAATTCCTCGACCTCGATCTCAAAAAGTACATGGAGGCACTACCTGTGGCGGACGGCGGACGCGGCAAGGCGCTGCCCGAGGGCACTGGCCCACAACTGAGCCGACTGGGTCTGGGCGATACTATGATCAAGAAGTTCATGAGCCAGTTGTGTGATGGTGTTCGGTACTGCCATTCACACAGGATTCTACATCGCGACCTTAAGCCGCAGAACCTGCTCATCGACCGGGAAGGCAACCTGAAGCTTGCCGACTTTGGTCTGGCCCGCGCCTTTGGTGTGCCTCTTCGAACCTACACCCACGAAGTTGTCACGCTCTGGTACCGTGCCCCCGAGATTCTGATTGGTGGACGGCAATATTCGACAGGCGTGGACATGTGGTCGGTGGGATGCATCTTTGCTGAGATGTGCACACGGAAGCCACTCTTCCCCGGAGACTCTGAAATTGATGAGATCTTCAAGATCTTCAG GTTGCTTGGCACGCCCACAGAAGAGACGTGGCCCAGCGTCACAGATGAACACATCTACCCTGACTTCAAGCCATCTTTCCCCAAGTGGCAGCGCGATCCAAACATGAAGCTCTGCCCAGGTCTCAATGACGCTGGTCTGGATCTCCTCGAGATGATGCTCGTCTACGACCCTGCCGGCCGCATCTCGGCAAAACAAGCTTGCAACCACCCATATTTTGAGGACAACACCCCAGCGCCCCCGAGGCGATAG